GAGAGAATGAAATGTTCAGAACAATCAAAATTTAATGAAGTTCCTGACAAAAGCTCGTTGAAAATATGGCACTCACATACAGGCTCGCAGCTAATGTTAAACATTTGAGTCCGCTTGGCTTCATACACGGTACAATGCGGTCAGATAACTGGACCCAGTTTTGATGTTTTACTCTGTGacagaaatgctgtttaatttttattttattcccaATCCTTCCAGTATGCAGGcttttttcagtctgtgtttccTCCCAGTTGAAGGTCAGACACCCTCCACACCCTTCCTGCCTTGCCACATAAACTGGTGCTGAAGGAATCGTCCAGTCTGGAGTTTTTTCTCAGGGAGGCTGAGGCCTGTTTCACTGAAGCCATTAGCACACTGTAAGTGGTGGCAGCTACGTGTTGCTCAAATTACTGCGATTTGATTTGATAAACGTGTGAAATGATGTCAAACTGCAAATTACAGCTTGCGTGTTGCAGATTTGCTGAAAGCCTCCCCTGGGCTGCAGCTAACATGTGATGCTTCAGGTCGTACTCGACTGTAGACGTGAATCTCGGTGTTTCTACAGCTGCAGAAGACTCTGGAAAATGTTCTCTTCCTTAAAAGCCTGTCAGCGGCCGTCTGATGTGAAAAACAGAATCATTTAAAGTAGTAAATGTCTGTGGATCCCAGAAAGACTTGTGCAGCGTCTGAAAGATGCTTTCTGACTTTGTTCACCCTCTTTTGTCTCACCTGACCAAACCTGAACCTGGAGAACAAAAGAAACTGGTTTAAAGTTCGCTCTCAAGGCTGAAGCCTGGAGTCCGTTTGCTCTGGCCTGAATTCAGGaagctttttgtttctttgttgaaTTCAAGCAGTTTTTTAGATGCACAAATTCATGCGAAACTGGGACAGCTGATAATATATTAATGGAGAAACCGCTGGACTGAGGCCCTCTGCAACAGTTTATTAAGCAGCTGCTGAATGATTTAAAACCGACTCACCATTTCGACTTGATGTGAGAGGGATAGATGATAAAATATTCACAAAAACTTTCCAAAACTCTCCAGATGCTAAATCCATGAGTAACACAACCTCCAGAAACTCCATGCaggccttttcttttctttacagttcaagatgttttattgatgttcaGCAGGCGAGCAGCAGCATCCTCACTTTGCTCGGTCGTTAGAGTCCTTTAAGACCTCCAGCTGTTGGAAATCATCTCTGCTGTATTGATAAAGAGGTCAAATGTGATTGGTTCGTGTTCATGTCATGTGctctgagcctttccaggatgcccctttcataccccATCATggtactctcacctgttaccaatgaacctgtttcaAACAGGTGTCTTTGGAGCGTAGAAGGAAGaaacctccacctcctccactggaTCACTGTGCTCtaatgaaaatgagacaaaagctTCTGTCAGGTGCAAAATCTGCCTGAATATAAAGGTTGAGGTTCAGGTCTGGTTTTTATTTGAAGGAACGTGATGAAATGTCTCTGCATGCATCGGTCATGTTGATTACAAGTTGAAATATTTGATAATATTAGTAGTCAGATTGCTCacggtgtgaatgtgtgaggtCGTGTCGTGAGCGGCAGGGTGAGGGTTCACAGGCTAACCCCCCCCAGAGGTTGTTGTGCTCGGTGTTATCTTTGCTCAGATGCATCTCGGCGATATTTATGGCTGCAGTGAAGTCCCAGTGGCAGAGCATGCGAGCATAAAGAGCAGGCTCTAATAAAACGTCCgtcctctctgcctgtctctcagcgtctctcagcctgtctgtctctcagcctgtctgtcctcctcctctgcctctgcctgcaTCTGATTCCTCTTTATTTATGTCTTAACTAGGCGAGGGTGGAGCGATGTGACGGTGCTGTGAGACAATGGAAATTTTCAACTGAGACAGAGTTTTCATCGATGATAATCtccatttaatgttttacattattattataaacaGGGTTTTATAATATAATTCAGGGTTTTCACTCTCAGGTGTGTTGAACAATGTTCAGTTTCTATATTTGTAAATCAGTGTCAGGACTGCCGATCTGCTGCTTGAGTATCTGAATTTTTGAGGTTTTTAACAGATAATTTAGCAAATGTTTGGCAGTATGTTGTATTTGTTAGCCCTCAAAGATGCACACAAAGTATTTTCCAGAGAACAAAACTGTGTCTTTTAGCAGGCTGGTCgtgtgtttggttgtgttttcatgtgtggcTGATGGTTCCTCTCACgctgatggatgatggatgacGTTGAGGAAGGCTGTGAGGCTGGTTGAAAGGGTCTCAGTAGCAGGCTAAATGATTAGGCTGTGCTCAGCCACAATATTCACATTACTTCAGTGTCTGCAGGGCCGGACGGGGATCGATACTCTATTACTCTTCCACCTGAGCCAATCCCGGGATGGCAGGCCACCACAGGGAGCCCTTGCCGCTGCTCAGACTCCACCAATCAATGCTGTTGCGgacaggggggaaaaaaacgtGATTGGAGATCTTAACTGTGGCTCCATGAAACGACATCTAAACATTGCTTCACGCAGTCGTGCCCACTTGCACGTGCGGACAGACATTTTGGACAGGAAGTGCTCGGTGCTGGTCTTTGAAAGGTGAGAGGGGCTGCGGGTGGAGACGGGGGCCTCCGGGGAGCGCTGCAGTGGCCTCTGCCTCCGATTCGAAGTTTGCTTTTGCAGCAATCAGCTTTGCAGAGTCAGCAAATTACTGACCTTGGttgtgtcgtgtgtgtgcgtgcttttGTTTCCCACACTTGAACATACGCCGtagtgtgtgtatgctgtgaTCTGCAGTAtttccacccacacacacacacaaacgcacacgcacacacacacacacacacacacacacacacacacacacacacacacacacacaccgcgcCTTGTGAAGGTTGGTACTGTTCCTGATGTTTCCGGCTCACCACATTGGACGGGTTGCCAGGCTATTGCagggctaacacacacacacacacacacacacacacattcacactcactttCACACCTATGAGAAGTGACTGGAAGTCGCTTCACCGCCATGTGTTCGGACGGTGGGAGGAAACCAGAGCTCTCAGAGGAGAACGATACGCAGAGCTCACACAGACGGGCTGCAGCGGGCCGGTAGCCTCCGTGGGTTTCTAACCATTGATCCACTGTGACGCTCAGATGCtacctttttattttcctgtggtAACGGCTGTCTAGGACTGTGAATATTTGGACTTTCTTTCGTGGGAGTTAATCAGTTTTTGGGCGGAAATGtttctgaaactgaaatttATCCCAGCTGGacaaaatatttattattaaagTCTGGCTGCAAGCAATTATTTTAGGAGATCTTTTTAATGACTATTTGTAAATTAATTGTTTAACCTGTAGAATTACAAAcaacagccccccccccccccaaaaaaaaagaaaagaaaagaaaagcaggaaaaccTCGTACCTTCAAAGCTTTGGCATTTTCGCTTGATAAAATCACACCTGACTGAGTTGTAGCAGCGTAattactttttgttttcatggacTGGTTGGACGGTAGGACcagctgtgactgcagcttGCTAAATGccagaaacaacagaaacatccacaggaaatcattctgCGTGACATCATGACCCGACCcgtgatgtgtttttatgactGCTGTTTACAGTGTGAATTTTTGGTAGCTAGCTATAGCTGAACTCCTAAAGTGCAGAAGTTCTTCTGATTGGATTGGAGAAAGGCGACCGATATGTGTGTAAACAAATGCCTTAAATCACACCTGGAAACTTGATATGACAACCGTGAAAGAGCTACAACATTCAAAGCTGAGGTCATCAAATTGAGCTAGTTGCTCCCGCTGTGTGTCCGCTCTTTCCTCTTTCCCCCTTTTACTTTTCTAACCCCAGTTGAGTGCTGGAAGTGTGTAAAGATAAAGAGCTGTTAAGTGGCGCTGcgctctctgctgtctgttgagTAATGGCCGAGGTGCCCATCGACCCGCCGGTGCCATAAagcagacagcagaaacagacagactgttCACACCCGGGCCTCTGCCAGCACGGCTCTGCAGGCTGCACTAAAAACTCACTTGTTCTGTACTTTATATTGGGCTGGTGTTAACCTCTCTGTTAAACTCAGACACTGGCCGGTCGCTGAAATGATGGCAGTTATTGTAAAATCAACCACTCGTGATGCGGCTTTAACGTCTGATGGTTTAGCATCTGAGTGTGGGTGAATACGTTTTAACGATGCTGTGAAGAGATGTTCTGAGCTCTCGCAGGGGTTCCCGTTTGGGTTTATGCAGAACTTAATGAAACTGAAATCTGAATCCTCCTTCTCACTTTTGATGGAggaaacagaaactgaaatgtTAATGCAGCTGCTGgcacattttccatttctcaAGAGGAGatcaaacagtttgtttttatgtgtgaaaCGGTGAATCTTTGGTGGTGTGCTAACGACTGCAGCACGTTGTAGCGTTGCGTCGCCCACGATCTTCGAGTCCAGACACCTGTCCCCCTTTTTCAACCAGTATGTAGTGCTGGTTATGTACTGTTACTGGTTCTAGTCTCTTTACAGAATTAAACATTTGGGAGGACTCGTCGTGCTGCTGCTTAAATCTCACTGCTAAAGCggaagctagttagcctagcttgctaATGTTAAGCGTTGATGCTCACGTTACTTTTCATCCACACGTGCTGCTTTTTAAGATGCGTGGGGGTCTGAGTGTACCAGACTGAAAACTCACAGCAGTGAGTCGTGTAACCTCAACACTTACTGTGAGTGACTAAGCAACGGCTAACCACTGCTAACAACGCCGGCCCCCTCAGCTGCAGAGCGGCCCGTGTAGCTGCTGTGAtatatgaggtgatatgatgAACTGAACCACACAGATGTTGCACCAACCAAATAAAGGTACCAACACCGTCAGCTGGAAACAGAAATGCACTCCTTCTGGGGAGCATTAATGTCTGCAATCACtgcagaaaaatgaataaaacttgTTTTTGGACATGACAGCTTTGACCAAATATGTGCAAATCAGAACAAGCAGCAGGGATAAAGACATACACActgatgtgacagaaaaaaagtttaattTCTGTACAGCCTCATGTTGTTTTGTACCTGCTGAAGTGTGGCCATTGTGTGTAGACAAAGGAGTAGAGGACAGTGCGTCTCTGTAAATGGTTAGTGTGGACTCACAGCCTGCATGTAGTATCCATCTCACACATTATCACAGGAACCACGGGATGTctgacggtgtgtgtgtgtgtgtgtgtgtgtgtgtgtgtgtgtgtgtgtgtgtgtgtgtgtgtgtgtgtgtgtgtgtgtgtgtgtgtgtgtgtgtgtgtgtgtgtgtgtgtgtgtgtgtgtgtgtgtgtgtgtgtgtacgtgtacagtatgtgtgtgtgtcgcatGGATGCGGAGAGGTGTGTGAGTCCAGGACGAGCGAGGAGAAGCGAGTGCAGCTCATTGAGCACCATGTTGTTAGCTGTAATAGAGGTCTGTCTGTACGCTGTGTGGCAGAAAATGGACCTCAACTCAGCAGCCACGGGAAATGTGATTTCACAAAGCACGCAGCCCTCCCACACTTGGGCAGAAGATCATGAATATGATACGTGGGTGCATAAGGACAGATGGTCGCTTTCTGATTCATGAATTTCCCTCGATAACTCATTTatgctcctctgtgtctcacGCTGTGGACTGTACACACAGTTTGTTAGCCGTAAACCCTGCTTCAGAGGCTAAAATGATTCAAAAATCACATCTTGGCTAAAGACCGAGagcttaaaatgcaaaaatattagTGTGAACGCTTTCAGTCGTCCTCTTGGGGAACATTGAAAACTCCAGCTTGAAAAACAGAGTCTGCAGATGTTTCCTAaaccagctgtttgtgtgtgtttgggggtgcAGGAGCTGTGTGAAGACCCTCACCTGTTTGTAGACGGCATCAGCGCACATGACTTACATCAGGGACAGCTGGGTAACTGCTGGTTTGTCGCAGCCTGCTCCAGCCTGGCCTCCAGAGAGTCTCTGTGGCAAAAGgtaagtgtgtttttgcatgtttgtgtgcgtctgtctgttgtcctgttcttcctcctccttctccttgaTGAACGCGTCCTGATCGCACAGCTTGGCGTCGCCTCCCTTCACCTGAGGCGACACAGACGCGTACTTTTCAGGAAATGGTTCAACACGTTTCCCTCTGACAGTGAGATGAGTGGAACGATATCAATCTCACATCTGCGTGCTGAGCTGGAGCCAGgatgtggttagcctagcttagcattaaggcTGATTACATagaaactgttagcctagctcgctccaaagagaaaaaacaccCCCAAAAGCACTTCCCCCTGCTTTaagtctctatgctaagctaggctaaccccATCCTGACCCCAGCTCTGTATATGACATAAAGTGTTATcagtcaaaatgttgaactcAACCCTGCAGCTGATGGTCGGTGTATGACCGACATGCTGGATTATATTCTCCGCCTGcgtttgctgtgtttgtaatCCAGAACACACTGAAGAACTCCTCTCTGATGCTCACCAGACAAATTGACGGTCTGTCTCGTAGAAACTTGCACTgagttgtactttgtgttttgctctCGTGGTGTCAGCCTGCGGTTGTTCGCTTGTGGTGGAAGAAAACCACATTATACAGTTTGTGGGTGAAATCCCTGATATCCCCTCATATATCAGTCAGATGACGGCCTCGCTGCTGATTCAGCGTGCTCCAGCAGCGCCAGACATGCCACAAAGAAGACACTCAATGGCTCAATGTCACACTGCAACCACTGAGTGAGCTTTAGGGAAAAAGGCTAAACTCAAACTAGTTAAACTGGTTAACTAGCTTTTAGTTAGTAGCCTGATTGGTGGAGTCTGCCAGgactgagctcatcagcttcattgatttttgtaaatatctgcttattctgaatctgatgcagcaacgcgtttcaaacaagttgggacaggagcagctaaagactgggaaagaggtagaaaacacctgtttgggacattccacaggtaaataTTACTACCTGGGCTGAGGAGCACTTTGTCAAACTGtggtcagtaaacacagtttgactGTAAATGATTGAATTTTACACAGAGTCCAgactttttgggaatcagggttgtacatttattttcctgtgtgttCAATAAATACATGATGTGTCCAAAGTCAGTGAGTATTTGTGTTAAATAATCTCATTATTGACCAAAATAATAGTGATTCTTATTTTTTGCTGTAATCGAGCAGCCCTTCTCTCAAACATGCACTTTATTACatacatgctgtgttttttataTGCTGGTTGCATCTTTAGAGAAACACCTGAGTCACTCTCTGTAAAAGTCTGTACAGGTTTACCTGGTCGGATGTAGTGACTGAGGAGATCGACTCTACTACTCTACGCGATGCtacagctagttagcttagcataagagCTGGAACCAGGCGATGCAGCTCGAGGGCAGTTGGGTTTAAAAGGAGCAGTGCTTCACTGAGATTTCTTCACAGGGTTAAACGTTCTTCCTTTTCTATTGGCTGGGAGTGCCAGTCCCTCTGCTAACTGTAGACAAAGGTGCATTAGAGATCTTTGAATCCACCCTAATTGTAATGTAAATGCTGTTTGAAGTCTTTACTCACTGATCGGAATAAATGTGTAAACTTACGGATGAAATTTGGCACCACAGATCCACTTTCACTCCCTTCAGGACAAAACTGGGGGTGTCATATCAACAAAAGACACTATTATTTGAAGCGTGCTGAGCTGTGGAGTTCTGGGTGTCAGGATTATTCTGAAGTGTTCTTTGGCATCAGGCTTGACAGGAAGCAAAGTGATTACTGAGGTTCAATGGGATTTGAAACAGGATGCCTCGGCCTGTTGCAGCGAGGCGCTGGGCAGTGGCAGTGTGCTCAGACGCAGTGTGTGCATATGGGCGTGCTTACACTGTGTCTTCCCCTCTGTTTACTCTCAGTTCCTCTAGTGCTGTTTCAACACACAGTCATCAGCCAGCTCCATGTCCAATGAGCAGCACGGGAAGTTTGTGGTTGATGGTTTTCTTCTAGTGTTTTGAGGGCGATGCACTCGTTGTCAGTGACTCATGTGAAGCTCAGAAGGTCTGTCAGGTCTGCAGAcatattcagcattttgggaCACAGCTTTATGCCACCTTGAACTGTAGATAAGaccagacaggaagctgctgcattAGACTCCACCTGTGTTGgagctgtctgtcctccaggtCAGCCGTTCGTCTTGGTTTACAAAGAGACGTTTTGATATCAAATGTCAGGAGCTCTCAGGTAGATCAGAGCGCTCCTGTCGGCTCTGCCTTCTGTAAAGTGtagtagtttgacattttgggaattacGCTCATTCACTTTCTGGCggagagtttgatgagaagatcaataccactctcatatctgctGTTCATCTTAAGGTTGAAGCTAGCAGCCGGCTAGCTTACCTTAGCACAGATAATACGCATTAAAGAAACCAGACTTAGCCTGGTGAATAGTGAGCTGCTGCTAGGTGGATTTTGTCCtgttggacagaaccaggctagttGTTtacccctgtttccagtctttgtgctaagctaagctaagctaagcagctggTGGCTATAGCAGCCTATATTCACTGCACAGATCTGAGAGTGTtatgatcttctcatctaactctccaCCACAAAGCtaataaatgtgaaataaagaGCCAAATGGTTTGCTCTGATTTTGCAGGCttgtcttaaaaaataaatgattattcTAAATTAAAAGACTGGGgatgaatgaaaaacacagtgtggaCCGGATCTGGTCCCCGGGGCCGGTGCTTTGATTCACCGTGTGCTGCTGGGTTGTAGTTAGAAAGTGGACCACAATTCATGTTTAGAGAGTGAGGAGCTGATGAAGTTagattgctgtgtgtgtgtttgttacatcTGATCAACGGTGGAAGTCCTTTGTGCAGGGATGTTCGTCTGTTCGGTCTCCTGTTGGCCACCAGCTTTACTTCCTGTGAAAGCAAAACAAGTAATGGTCCAAGTCTCAGAGGAGCCGACGCTGTTCCCCAGTGGAAGTGCAGCGTTTTTACATGTTAATTACCTGCAAAAACACGGCCAGCCTGCGACGCGCCTTTCATTCAGCCCGAGAGCTGTTGTAACTTCTGATTTTGTCTTAGATCTTGTAATCACTCCTCGCAGAGTGTGTTTAAATGATAGGACATTTGTTTCCTGGTCCGTTTGTTTCaaagggcagcaggcagcagtgagcAAAAGGAGACGTACCACTCAGTAATAATTTCTGTTTACTGAACGCATTCATGGCTAAAGGCGAGGTTAGTTTGAGACTCCTGGGAACATGCAGCATTCGACTCTTTATCAGAGAAAGTGAAGGTTTGGGCTCTAAAGCAGGGCTGACCAAAGTGGAAGAAATGAGATATTAACCTTTAAAGTTTCTAATATAAAAtcctgtgtttgcagttttATGTTCTGTGAGGTTGAAATGCTCTTAAAATATGTAGAATCCCTAATTAtgctttatttttcataatCTTGCCACAGTAAGTCAATTAAAGGAGCTTGGGAAGGGAACAGTACACAATAGGTGTTTGTCTTTGGCCCTCAGCCCACCATCAAGCTTCAGGTGTGGCCCTCCGAGGCACAGGGGTCAGGCCCCCCTGCTCTAAAGGAGAGATGGTTCAGGTGGCAAGTTAATTACATGCTTTTTCCCGAGAAAAGAAACGAGCCTGACGCCTCCTGACAtctctcttattttcttttctttcacacCTCGCCTGACAGTCGTCTTCTcattcacagtcacagttaGTGTTTGAGCAGCgagtctgcaggaggaggccgAGGGAGGAGATCCACGCGCCTCCCCTCTCTCGTTCGTCAGGGTCACCATGCAGGACGGAGACGGACGAGGCAGCAGGAACCTGCTCCTCCATCCGCTGGGGAATACTAATACGcctacacacaaatacacgcTGTCTCCATCCGTTCGCTCATGTGGGACTCATTTCTACTAAACCCGTCAGGACGGGCTGTTTGTcacagagggggagggagaatAACGCTGTGGCCCAGAGAATGATCCATGTCCAGACAAGAAGACGCAGATAAACCTTTTTGAGTTATTGGGTTTTATTTGTCATTAGCTGGATTTCAGCTCAACATCGTACGATACAGAATAACAGAAGCAAGTTCTACTGTCTGTGTAAAGGAGGTCTGTAGTCATGTCCTTACAGGCTGTCTGGTGAGATGACATCATGATTCGCTGACATTTCAGAGGGCGCATCCATAGAAAAATACAGGTTGAACCTAAAGTTAACTTTGCTTCctcagctaaacacacacaagcacagaagaagagtttGTAGAAAGTATCTCCAAGTTTTTTGATTGGCAAGTCTCAGCTGTCCACTGTGAAGGTGATGGAGCTGTCCACAGTTTCAGGGCTGCAGCCTTCTGCAAATGCGAACAGGAAGTACATCACCTTCCTTACCTTAGCCAGCTCTGCGATCCTCTCGCCAAATTCGTGCGCGTCCGCCTCGTAGCACTGGACGGGCGCAATGCCGGCGTCATCCGGCGCCCTCCAGAAAGTCCCGGcgggctccagcagctgacgcGTCATCAGGTTGGTGAGGTCAGGCGTCCACAGCTGTGAGGTGGCGGTGATGGTGAGGCGTCCCGCCTGGGCCAGCTGCACCGTCCAGTGCGAGAAGCGGAGGGACTGCTTGGTGAAGTCCAGTCGGTACACGGCCTCGTTGGGCAGCAGCAGGCGCTCGCCGTCCTGCCTCTTCTGGCctcgctgctgcagagactgaaCCCGCAGGCGCATCACCTCCGTCAGCTGGTTGTCTGGCCGGAAGGCCAGCTCCAACTCTGTGGACATGCTCGAAGCTCACCGCGGCAGCCCGAGGGTCGATGCTAACTGCACGGCTGGATTAGATTGGCAGCTGTGTCGAAGCTAAGCGTCTTCACCTTCGCTCTGccgctcctctttctcctcagtcGGCTCTCACTCTGCGCTCTCGCCTGCAGGCTTGTGCATTATGCATGCGTACATGTCTGTGCAGCATCAACAGGAGAGGGTGGGTCCTACACAGATGTACAGAAGAGCAGAGGTGCTAGGCAACAAGATCTATTGACATTTGCAACCACAGCACAGGGTTTGCCCGTAGGGAGCTGTGCTCAGTGCTGTTTGTCACACATTTGTTTGTCTCATGCTTACAGATGCTTGACTCTAACACCTGACGTGAACTATTGAATCCTCGGCTTGCATGAGCGGCAGTGTAAATGTGAACATCAGAAGTGTTTTGTAACATTAAGGTACCCTTAGTGCAGGCGAGGACAGGGcgggggagggagggtgaggtgaggtgaggtgaggggaaAGCCTCCTTATTCCCCTCGGTGTGACGGACAGCAGGCGAAGCCAAGGTGCCTTCTGCTGGTGTTCCTGGCCAGTCGTCAGGTCGCTTACCTACCagagttcagctgctgcatAGCGACACTTGGCCCAGATGAAAGCTGAGATAGATGGAGCCTGTCCTCCCTCACCATCCACAGTGCAGACTCAGACTAAGCAGTAGCAGGGTGGAGTGCAGGGGAGATTGTCTCCCGAAGGATTACAAAATGACTCTGAGGTTTCTGTGGTGcagtgctttgttttttcctccccctcctcctcctcctcctcctctatttAAGGGAGCTGGTGCTGCCTCACAGAGCCGGTCCTCTGGAGAGGCCAGATTCTCTCCATCAGCAGAGTGTCACCTCCTGTAGAGAGGTTTGACAGGAACTGCTGTTCAGTTAGCGCACCTTGACATCTCCAAGGAC
This region of Chaetodon trifascialis isolate fChaTrf1 chromosome 16, fChaTrf1.hap1, whole genome shotgun sequence genomic DNA includes:
- the ompb gene encoding olfactory marker protein b — translated: MSTELELAFRPDNQLTEVMRLRVQSLQQRGQKRQDGERLLLPNEAVYRLDFTKQSLRFSHWTVQLAQAGRLTITATSQLWTPDLTNLMTRQLLEPAGTFWRAPDDAGIAPVQCYEADAHEFGERIAELAKVRKVMYFLFAFAEGCSPETVDSSITFTVDS